A window of [Ruminococcus] lactaris ATCC 29176 genomic DNA:
TGCATCTACATGAGCCAGCAGGCCAACATTGAGTACTCTTTTTCCTGTTTTTCTTTCCTGTCCGCTCATAAATCTTCTCTTTCTCCTTCTCCTTAATTATTCACCTGATGATGCACAACCAGGCTTTCTCTGTCGATTGCTTTAAAAGAATAGCCAAGATTTTTATAATACTCCAGAACGGTCGGCAATGCCTCGATCGTTGTCTCTTTTGTTGCTGCATCATGAAACAGCAGCATTACCTGATGATACTTGTCTGTCTCCGACTGTGCAATGATTTCCTCTGTCGTAGCTGTTCCTCCATCCCCGCTGCTGACATTCCAGTCATAATACTGATATCCCAGCTCAAGTACTTTCGGCACAAGTACACTCATGATTCCCTCCATATAATTCCTTGAAACCGTATTGGACGAGCCACCCGGAAAACGGATAAAACACGGGACGAATCCGATCTGCTCCTTTGCGATCTCTCCCACTTCTTCCAGATCTTTCAGGTACGCTTCTTCTGAAGAATATACGGTCTCATAATCATGACAGAAACTGTGCAGACCGATCGTATGCCCTGCATCATATGCTTTTTTTATCATCGGACGGTACTCCGGTTTCTGCCCCGTAATAAAAAAAGTTGCTTTGGCATCATACTGATCCAGTATATCCAGCACTTTCTGCGTATTCTCCGAAGGGCCGTCATCAAATGTCAGATATACAATCTTTTCATCACTCGCTTCCGTTGTCCCCACTGCAACACCCGGCTGCACCGAAAGCTCTTTCTTCCGCTGCTCCTCTGCTTCTTTTTCTTTCTTCTTTTCTTCTTTTTCTGCCTTTTTCTTTTCTGCCTCTGCCTCTTTTACAGCCTCAGCTTTTCTGGCCTCCTGTCTTGCTTCTTTCGCATTCAATCCCATGCAGAAAATTGTACCGCAAAGTGCAAAAAATACAAGTCCACATAAAATCCTTCCATACCGGTTCTGACGACTTCTTCTGTGTTCTTCCATCTATTATCTGCTCCTCATTCGTAATAGGGTTTTCCCGGATCATGAATCAATCCATATAGAAAAAACATCAGCCGGGGAAAACTCCTGACTGATGCTTCTTACCCGACTGATGCCTATTATAAAATACAAATTTTAAAAAAGATGAACGCTTTCATTAAGAATTGTTACATTTCTTTCCTGCACTTTACAGAAATGTTCCGTTGCCTCCACCATAATTACCTCCGCCGCAGCAGAGACCGCTTCCGCCACAGCAAAGATTGCACATCAGATTTGCCACGCATAACTTCACGCAATAACTGTTATCAAATGTACCCGGAAATCCATACATCGTCTGTCGTGTCTGATACCAGCTTCCACCGCCTTCCAGCCGCTGCAGCAGCATCTGATACTGCATATTCTGAGGATCAAGCCGGACAGCCTCCCTGGCATGCTCCAGTGCCGTCACGTTATTGCCCAGTCCCGAATTTGCAGAAGCACTCAGAAAATACCATAAGGCACTGTGGTTTGCAATTCCGTCAAGGACATTCAGTGCCTCCCTGAAATGTCCGCTTCTGATATAATTGGCTGCCGCCTGCAGATGTGCATCTTCCTCGCTCATACCTGCTGTTCTTCCGGAAGTCCCGTTTCCGTAGCCACCGAAATTCCCGTAACCTCCAAAACCGCCAAAGCCGCCAAACGGACCATAATCACCGTATCCGCTGCCCTGTGAACCGCCTCCTGCTCCTGACGAAGAGTAGCCTTTTTCCCGCTCATCCATGATCTGCTGATATGCCTGCTGGACTTCCTTGAACTTAGCCTCTGCCTCATCTTTATGAGGATTGTTGATATTCGCATCCGGATGATACTGACGGCTCAGTTTTCTGTATGCCTTCTTAATCTCCTCATCCGATGCACTCTGGTCTACTCCTAAAATCTGATATGGATCTGACATCTTTTTCTTAATTTCCTCTCATTCTCTTTTTCCACTGTCCGCTTTCCCACATTCTGCCTGCACTTTCTCAGCTCTTTTAATGAACTTTGTGCCACATAACAACAGAAGGTAGTGACAAGTAATAACAAATACTTACTCAGCTCTTTTTCATGAACTTTGTGCCACACTTCGGACAACGGATCTCGATCTTTCCTTTGCCTCTTGGAATCCTGATCTTCTGACTGCATCCCGGGCATTTATAAATATGATACTGCTTTCTCTGCCGGAACAGATCTTTCTGCTTTGCAAAAAAGCAACGGATCTTGTACGACTTTGCAAGATATGCCTGATTCTCCGCATAACGCTTTGATACATTCTTTGAGAACATCCTGAAATAACAGTAAATGATCAGGAACCATCCGACATAGTAAAAAATTGTCCCAATAAGACTTCCCCTGAAAAACGAAGCCAGCAATACACTGATCAGACCGATCACCAGCAATGCTTTCGATAACTGATCCACACCGTATCTTCCCTGCATAAACCGCATAAACTTTTCTTTCATGATCTGCACTTCCTGTCTTAAATTAATATGGACTTTATTCTGCTCCGTTTTTCAATCAAAGTCAATTAAATAAATCTAAAATTATTCCTGATTCAGAACATTTTTGCATACTTCGTCTGAAATCTGATAGACGATCTTCGATCCATCCAGCATCACATAACGGTTTCCGTTTCCATCTTCACTGCCGATATACATTTTCATCGTCTTTTCATCCTCATTCTTTGTATAAGTAGCCTCAACCGTGATCCGACTGGCTTCATCCAGTCCATAGCCTGCCAGGTCTGCATCTTCCACAGAATAATCAGCAACCGTTGTCAGTGACACCGCACCCAGTCCGCCTGCAACCGCAGCGATCTCTTCTTCCTGATCTTCATTTTCTGAATCATAGGTCGTAGTCGTTCCATTTTCCGTGATTACTTCTTTTTTCAAATTGCCGCTTCCGATGCTCGGATATTCATCCAGTTGTGCAAAATCAGACAACTCCGTCTTGAAATCATCCAGCACGCTGGATGCGACCGTATAGACTGTACCGGTATCGCCCACCGTTACATAATAATCTGTTCCGGTAGAATCTCCAAAGCTGACCGTTGTTACTGTTCCGTCTTCTTCCGTGATCTCAATGGAATAATTCGGGTCATCCAGTCCATATGCGTCCAGGCTGTCTCCGTCTTCCAGTTTCCGGTCCGCGGTGATCTGGGCAGCCGCCTTTACGATCGCCTCCGGCTTACTCTGCTTCAACGGGAAATCCTTATCTTCTGAATAATACCAGGTATCTCCTTCTTTTTCAAAAGACATTTCACCTGCTGCCACCTGATACTTGATCGCAGTGATCGTTGACTCATCCAGATCCGTCACTTTGACCGTTTCTTTTTCCTCTTTTTTATCCTGCTTTTTATTCCAGGAGCTTAGTCCAAAATAAACAATCAGAAGGATGACCAGCACTCCTGTTAAAATCAATGGTCCTTTTTTCTTTTTCATACTGACACCTCAGGCCTTTCTTCTTCTGAACCATACGACAAAACCACCGATCAGAACCACTGCCGGAATACCAAATACAACGAGAATGCTGAATCCACCTGCATGCTGAACAGTATTGTACTCTGTTGTAAGGCTCTTTGCCTCAATAGAAAGATTGGTCACACCGTCAAAGTTTGCTGTCACTGCATTCATAAATACCTGCGTATTTTCAAGCTGTGAAAATGCATCCGTGATCTGCTGATCGATCAGGCTGCCTGCAGAGATAACCGTCAGTCTGCTCTCTTTGCTCTCAGTACTGTCGGAACTGATCGTTTCAGTTGCAACCACTCCCAGGTCATACGTTCCCTGCTTCTGATCTTCTTCTGTCACTGCATATGCCTGCTCAGAAGTTGTCATAAAGGCACTCGTTGTGATCGTATCTCTTGCCGGATCCGTTGTCGTCAGTCCGCGGGAATTCATCAGAAGTACCATCTGAGAACTGATTCCGTCTGCCATATCACCGGATAAATTCAGTACCGGGAAAATATAATACGGCTGATTCTGATAACATCTCTGTGGATCTGCGATATAACCATCTGCCCCCTCAATTCCATAATCTTTCAAAAGTCCTGCAAGTTTCGGTAAAGAATCAAGTCCTGTATCTCCCAACAGACACATCACCTTGCCGCCTTCTCCAAGATATCCGCTCAGAAGGCTGACCTCATCATCAGAAAGATCATTCGTCGGGCCATCCATCAACAGAAGATCACAGTCATCCGGTATAGAATCTTTCATCAGAAGATTCAGTTCCTCGGTTGTATAATTATTCTTTGTCATCAGATCCGTGATCGTTGTAGAAAGGGAGTCCTCTCCATGTCCTGTTACAGTATAGATCTTCTTCTGGACATCACTGGTCACATAGTTTACCGCACTGCTGAGCTGTCCCTCACCATCAAAGGAGGTATAACTCGATGAACCTGAATAGTAATAAGAAGAAGAATCTGATACCAGGATCTTATCAAAAGAAATGGTTGTCGACTTTCCTGTTGCCTCGCAGGATACATAGATCGTATTCTGTGAAGTATTGTATTCTGTCAAAGCTGACGGATGCAGAACCGGGTCGATCCATTCCACCTTGATCTTATCCGACAGTGCCGCATATTTACTGATAAATGTTGTGATCCTGTCATCTGTCTCATCTTTGACTGCCAGTACTTTCATATCAATCTTATCATCCAGACCTTTCAGCAGATCTTTCGATGTATCGGAAATGTCATAAATCTTTGTACTGCTGACATCAATATTTCTGTATGCTTCCGGAATCTGACCGACGACCAGATTCAATACGATAATGACTGCTACAACCAGCACCGTCATTCCTACACTGTAGGAACCATGCTTTGTTCCGGAAGTATGGAACATTCTTTTTAAGTTTCCTTTTTTACTTTTTAATTTCTCCATGATCCAAACCTCCTAACTCCAACGTCTTTTCTGAATCGACTGCACTGTAAGAAATACAAAGACTGCGATCAGTGACAGATAAAGTGCGATTCCCGTCACGTCTACAATACTGTTGGATGTGATATCTGTAAATACATCCGACAGTGCCAGTCTTCCAAACATTTTGGAGAGAAGATTCTCAAATAAAGAAGATTTTACAAAATAAGCAATGACTGCCGCAGCAACTCCGATCACTTCCAGCCCTCCTGCAAGCATCAGGTTCGATGTCATATGGAAAATATAGAAAGCAACGATCGTAAGCACGATCAGAACTCCCACCAGCCCACTGACAGCCGAACTCGGAAGCAGTGTCAGGATTCCGTTCCATAAATACAGGATCAAAAGGATACCAAATGTACTGATAAATGCAATAATCTGACTTTCTGTCAGCGAAGACAGGAACATTCCGATCGCTGCAAATACGCATCCAAGCAGGAAAAATACCAGAATAGAAATATAGTCCACTCCAAGGTATGCTGTTCCCTGGGATTTGATGATCAGCGGATAAATGCAGAAGATCACACTCGGGATTCCGATCACTGTGATCATTGCAAGATACTTTCCAAGAACTACTTTCCACAGACTCACCGGTGCGGTCAGCAGAAGCTGATCCGTCTTATTTTTCCTTTCTTCTGAAAAGCTTCGCATCGTGATCAGCGGAATCCCGACAATAAATACGATCAGAGATCCTGCCAGCGAATAGGAAAAATACGGATATCCCGCAGACAGATTATATGCAACAAAATAAATGCCCGTAAATACCAGAAGGAATGCCACAAATACACATCCCACCATAGACTGGAAATAGGACTTCAATTCTCTTTTATAAATCGCCAGCATTGCTTACTTCCCCCTTTTCTGCCTCTTTTGCCTTTCTGGCAAATTCTTCTGCAGCCTTGTCGCTCTGGGTCAGCTCCATAAATACATCCTCCAGGCTGACCTGAACCGGATTCAGCTTCAGCAGCGGCATCTTCTTTTCTGCAAATGTCGTAAAGAGTTCTTCCCGGATATCCTGTCCTCTCTTCTCCCGGATCTGTCCGCTTGTTATGCCACTGGCATCTATCTTCAACGAAACTTTTTCGATTCCAGGTACATTTTTCAGCACTTCTTTTACTTTGGAAGCTTCTGTCCTGGTCTCAATCTCGATCAGCCCGGACTCACCCAGGTAACGTTCCAGATTCTCCGGTGTATCACTGGCAACCAGCTTTCCTTTGGAAATGATCATGATATAGTCACACACTTCTCTTACTTCTGCCAGAATATGAGAACTTAAGATAACTGTATGCTTCTTCGCCAGTTTACGGATCAGTTCACGGATCTCAATGATCTGCTTCGGGTCAAGACCTACACTTGGCTCATCCAGAATAATGATCTCCGGGAATCCCAGCACAGCCTGTGCCAGTCCGACCCTCTGCCGGTATCCTTTGGACAGATTCTTGATCAGACGCTTTTCCACATCTTTGATCTTTACAAGCTTTTCCACATCCTCAATAGACTCAGCTCTCTTCTCCTTCGGAATTTTCTTCAGTTCTGCGGCAAATTCCATATATTCCCTGACCGTCATATCCATATACAGCGGTGGAAGCTCCGGCAGATATCCGATCTGCTTTTTCGCCTCCTCTGGCTCTTTTAAAATATCATGCCCGTTGATCAGCACCTCCCCTTCTGTAGCTCCGAGATATCCCGTCATGATATTCATGGTCGTAGACTTTCCGGCTCCGTTAGGACCTAAAAAGCCGTAGATATGCCCTTCTTCAATGGTAAAATTCAGGTGATCTACAGCTAAATGATTTCCGTACTTTTTCACCAGATTCTTTACTTCTATCAAAGTCTCCATCCTCCTATTTCTCTCCGCATAATACAGAGTTTCTTTTTTACCTGTCAACGTTATCAGAAGTTTGTGAATCTTTTGTGTATCAAATGTGACGGAAGTTTGCTCTGTTCATTTTTGTATCAAACGTAACGAAAGTCTGCTCTATTTCAATTCTACAACTGCGTAGGGGCTTCCATCCTCCGCACACAGTTCAATAACCGTCCGGTCTTCCTCCCTGCTCCTTTTCGGATAAATGACATCTCCCAGGACTGCCGATTTCTTATACTCCACACGGATCTGTCTGAACTGGCGGTCAGCCGGAAGAAATTCCAGTGCCATCTGCACATACTGGCAGTTATTTACATGTTCATTCGTATCAATATGATAACGACGTACCGGGAATGCCTCCAGTGCCTCGGTCTCTTCCGGCAGGGAGATTTTTCTTCCCTTATAAGGCATATCCAGTGCCTCACCCATGCCGTATGGCTTTATGTCTTTTTCCTCCGGTCTTACCGGCCGCCCGGTCTCTGTATCAAGAAATACCCATACAGAATAAGCCTTTGCGATCATGTTCCCGCTTTCATCTTTTATGTAAAAATTACGATTTCCGAATAATCCCTTAAATTCTGTCGGAAATGTTCCGATCGTGATCCTTTCTCCCAACGCAGGATACCGTTCTGCGATCACCTGCCAGTAGGACAGGATCCAGGCACGCTTTTCTGCCTTCAGTACCTCCGTTCCAAGTCCCACATCTTCTGACTGGAACGTGCTGCAATCCTGAAAATAATTGATCAGTGCAGGAAGGGTCAGTGTTCCATGATGATCGATCTCACTGTAACGTACTCTGCTGTTAAATTCATACATTTTATTTATCCTCCGTTTTTTGCTACATAATCATAATCTACCGTAATCACACTCTCGTATCTGGAATCCACTCCCTTTAACCGCTCCATCAACTGTAACGGAAGGTCGTTGCGTCTTTTTTCATCATATTCGATCGGGATCACCATATCGAAAATCAGATTGATCCTCTCCGCTCCCCACACGACACGAAAATCGTGGATGCTGCATGCCGGATCCAGCTCTTTCAGAAGATGCTCTGTCTTCTTCCTGATACGGATCACCTTTTCATCTTTCATTTCCACCGGATCCATATGGATCACCAGCATCATCCCAAGTTCTTTTGCCGCATCCCGTTCGACACGGTCTATGATCTCATGCGACTTTTCAAACTCCTGGTCGTTGGGAACTTCTGCGTGGATGGATGCCATGCTTCTGCCCGGTCCGTAATTATGCACGATCAGATCATGAACTCCCTCGATCCCATCGTAGCTCTCTACAAATTTTTTAATCTTCTCATAAACCTCCGGACTGACCGGTTCACCAATCAGAGTATTCAATGTATCTTTTGCAATCCCGAAACCGGCCCACATCACAACCAGTGCCACGCCAAGACCGACAAAACCATCCATATTGATCCCTGTTGCCGCAAAAAAGAGAATCGAAAAAATTGTCGCTGAAGTCGTGATCACGTCTCCCATAGAATCAGCAAAGACCGCCTTCATCACCTGAGAATCAATCCTCTCTCCCAGCTTTTTGTTGAACAGTCCCAGCCACAGTTTCACTGCGATCGAAAGGCATAAAATCAACACCGAGACCGGAAGAAATTTCAACCGCTCCGGATGAAGGATCTTTCCCACCGAATCCTTCAGAAAGGTAAATCCAACCTCCAGCACCAGAAAAGAAACAATCAGTGCTGCTATGTACTCGATCCGCCCATGCCCGAACGGATGATCTTTGTCCGCCGGCTTTCCTGCCATACGGACTCCCACAAAACTGATCACCGATGAGCCTGCATCGGACAGGTTATTAAAAGCATCTGCCGTAACAGATACACTGTTCAGTACCAGTCCGACAATCAATTTTGTCAGAAATAATATTACATTACAAAAGATGCCCACAATGCCGGACAGCATACCATATGCCGTCCGCACGGACACCTTTTCCACCTCCTCATAATCTTTTACAAAATGCCTGATAAGAAATTCTGTCATATTTATTTTTCCTTCCAGAAGAACCAGCGGATCTGAAACTTTGAACCCGCCGTCACTTCCGAATATTCTTCCTCCGTCAATACCTTCTTTAACTGTTGTTTTCCCTTTTCAGGAAGTACTGCATTTGTTGTATCCAGAAAACACAGATTCGGATACAGTACGCACCACCAGTTATGTCCTGCCGCTTCTCCCAGTTCGATCCTCAGGGTCTTGTAATTTCCGGCAGGAAATGTGACATCTCCATAGGTCCGATCCGGGAAATAGCATGTCGTCACCGCCACACTGACTGTCTGCTGCATCTGCAGGTCTGTCATTTTCTGCTCAGCCACCCGCCGGATTTCCTCCGTATGCCCCCGCATCCACCGGGTCGTCTCCTTTACATCCATCCCTTCAGGAAGTACTTCTTTTAAATAGGATAACACTGCATCCCGCACCTCCAACTTCACTGCCTGGTCTTTCCTGCTGTCGCTGTTCGCAAGAACATGGAACCGCAACACTTCCTCTGCCAGATGCTCCTGTACTGCCCGGTCTTTTCTCTGCACATCTCCCAGCACTACTGCTGTTGTCACTACGGTTGCCACGATCAGTGCAAGGAAAATGC
This region includes:
- a CDS encoding polysaccharide deacetylase family protein, producing the protein MEEHRRSRQNRYGRILCGLVFFALCGTIFCMGLNAKEARQEARKAEAVKEAEAEKKKAEKEEKKKEKEAEEQRKKELSVQPGVAVGTTEASDEKIVYLTFDDGPSENTQKVLDILDQYDAKATFFITGQKPEYRPMIKKAYDAGHTIGLHSFCHDYETVYSSEEAYLKDLEEVGEIAKEQIGFVPCFIRFPGGSSNTVSRNYMEGIMSVLVPKVLELGYQYYDWNVSSGDGGTATTEEIIAQSETDKYHQVMLLFHDAATKETTIEALPTVLEYYKNLGYSFKAIDRESLVVHHQVNN
- a CDS encoding J domain-containing protein; amino-acid sequence: MSDPYQILGVDQSASDEEIKKAYRKLSRQYHPDANINNPHKDEAEAKFKEVQQAYQQIMDEREKGYSSSGAGGGSQGSGYGDYGPFGGFGGFGGYGNFGGYGNGTSGRTAGMSEEDAHLQAAANYIRSGHFREALNVLDGIANHSALWYFLSASANSGLGNNVTALEHAREAVRLDPQNMQYQMLLQRLEGGGSWYQTRQTMYGFPGTFDNSYCVKLCVANLMCNLCCGGSGLCCGGGNYGGGNGTFL
- a CDS encoding DUF4340 domain-containing protein encodes the protein MKKKKGPLILTGVLVILLIVYFGLSSWNKKQDKKEEKETVKVTDLDESTITAIKYQVAAGEMSFEKEGDTWYYSEDKDFPLKQSKPEAIVKAAAQITADRKLEDGDSLDAYGLDDPNYSIEITEEDGTVTTVSFGDSTGTDYYVTVGDTGTVYTVASSVLDDFKTELSDFAQLDEYPSIGSGNLKKEVITENGTTTTYDSENEDQEEEIAAVAGGLGAVSLTTVADYSVEDADLAGYGLDEASRITVEATYTKNEDEKTMKMYIGSEDGNGNRYVMLDGSKIVYQISDEVCKNVLNQE
- a CDS encoding GldG family protein, giving the protein MEKLKSKKGNLKRMFHTSGTKHGSYSVGMTVLVVAVIIVLNLVVGQIPEAYRNIDVSSTKIYDISDTSKDLLKGLDDKIDMKVLAVKDETDDRITTFISKYAALSDKIKVEWIDPVLHPSALTEYNTSQNTIYVSCEATGKSTTISFDKILVSDSSSYYYSGSSSYTSFDGEGQLSSAVNYVTSDVQKKIYTVTGHGEDSLSTTITDLMTKNNYTTEELNLLMKDSIPDDCDLLLMDGPTNDLSDDEVSLLSGYLGEGGKVMCLLGDTGLDSLPKLAGLLKDYGIEGADGYIADPQRCYQNQPYYIFPVLNLSGDMADGISSQMVLLMNSRGLTTTDPARDTITTSAFMTTSEQAYAVTEEDQKQGTYDLGVVATETISSDSTESKESRLTVISAGSLIDQQITDAFSQLENTQVFMNAVTANFDGVTNLSIEAKSLTTEYNTVQHAGGFSILVVFGIPAVVLIGGFVVWFRRRKA
- a CDS encoding ABC transporter permease subunit — translated: MLAIYKRELKSYFQSMVGCVFVAFLLVFTGIYFVAYNLSAGYPYFSYSLAGSLIVFIVGIPLITMRSFSEERKNKTDQLLLTAPVSLWKVVLGKYLAMITVIGIPSVIFCIYPLIIKSQGTAYLGVDYISILVFFLLGCVFAAIGMFLSSLTESQIIAFISTFGILLILYLWNGILTLLPSSAVSGLVGVLIVLTIVAFYIFHMTSNLMLAGGLEVIGVAAAVIAYFVKSSLFENLLSKMFGRLALSDVFTDITSNSIVDVTGIALYLSLIAVFVFLTVQSIQKRRWS
- a CDS encoding ABC transporter ATP-binding protein produces the protein MIEVKNLVKKYGNHLAVDHLNFTIEEGHIYGFLGPNGAGKSTTMNIMTGYLGATEGEVLINGHDILKEPEEAKKQIGYLPELPPLYMDMTVREYMEFAAELKKIPKEKRAESIEDVEKLVKIKDVEKRLIKNLSKGYRQRVGLAQAVLGFPEIIILDEPSVGLDPKQIIEIRELIRKLAKKHTVILSSHILAEVREVCDYIMIISKGKLVASDTPENLERYLGESGLIEIETRTEASKVKEVLKNVPGIEKVSLKIDASGITSGQIREKRGQDIREELFTTFAEKKMPLLKLNPVQVSLEDVFMELTQSDKAAEEFARKAKEAEKGEVSNAGDL
- a CDS encoding acyl-[acyl-carrier-protein] thioesterase — translated: MYEFNSRVRYSEIDHHGTLTLPALINYFQDCSTFQSEDVGLGTEVLKAEKRAWILSYWQVIAERYPALGERITIGTFPTEFKGLFGNRNFYIKDESGNMIAKAYSVWVFLDTETGRPVRPEEKDIKPYGMGEALDMPYKGRKISLPEETEALEAFPVRRYHIDTNEHVNNCQYVQMALEFLPADRQFRQIRVEYKKSAVLGDVIYPKRSREEDRTVIELCAEDGSPYAVVELK
- a CDS encoding cation diffusion facilitator family transporter translates to MTEFLIRHFVKDYEEVEKVSVRTAYGMLSGIVGIFCNVILFLTKLIVGLVLNSVSVTADAFNNLSDAGSSVISFVGVRMAGKPADKDHPFGHGRIEYIAALIVSFLVLEVGFTFLKDSVGKILHPERLKFLPVSVLILCLSIAVKLWLGLFNKKLGERIDSQVMKAVFADSMGDVITTSATIFSILFFAATGINMDGFVGLGVALVVMWAGFGIAKDTLNTLIGEPVSPEVYEKIKKFVESYDGIEGVHDLIVHNYGPGRSMASIHAEVPNDQEFEKSHEIIDRVERDAAKELGMMLVIHMDPVEMKDEKVIRIRKKTEHLLKELDPACSIHDFRVVWGAERINLIFDMVIPIEYDEKRRNDLPLQLMERLKGVDSRYESVITVDYDYVAKNGG
- the spoIIR gene encoding stage II sporulation protein R → MKEVVREAVRKAVRKEQIVPGKIRVISIFLALIVATVVTTAVVLGDVQRKDRAVQEHLAEEVLRFHVLANSDSRKDQAVKLEVRDAVLSYLKEVLPEGMDVKETTRWMRGHTEEIRRVAEQKMTDLQMQQTVSVAVTTCYFPDRTYGDVTFPAGNYKTLRIELGEAAGHNWWCVLYPNLCFLDTTNAVLPEKGKQQLKKVLTEEEYSEVTAGSKFQIRWFFWKEK